One genomic region from Anopheles bellator chromosome 2, idAnoBellAS_SP24_06.2, whole genome shotgun sequence encodes:
- the LOC131210037 gene encoding uncharacterized protein LOC131210037, with protein MNDTSQKEAYIRDTLIPDLVERGVLTIASPGERSARLKSVEVKQLVTNGFMLTIPFKVTAVLEEKKNRGGDGDPRTETLHLVVKITPECTEEIYHSCQFDTLFENEMIAYTEIIPALGKAELYPRYYHCARKPAEALMVMSDFSFSGWKMAPMVVNMPLDYVMLAVKELGRFHGECYGMKLVRPEQFVRIRQKFKESRYAAAITDRTWLTAMAIAGRRALKSFAESRFSGRVPSEYLEKIGRLFADPWAHSKRKVEPREPLAVICHGDYLRNNMAFRYDDAKNPEKPTQVMMFDFQTLRYASPMIDYTAFLTNSTGYGVREDHFEAIFRTYHSELVHTVARIVGVKDPADLPPHFSYESFHRELAEHYSYGFSIASSFLMVLHEPMEMCFTDQTFNLEEAEADAWNRGGEPLNRELAAMVYEMYQLHSRYGLDPL; from the exons ATGAACGACACGAGCCAGAAAGAAGCGTACATCCGCGACACGCTCATACCGGACCTGGTGGAGCGAGGCGTTCTAACCATCGCCTCGCCTGGCGAACGGAGCGCGCGCCTGAAATCGGTCGAAGTGAAACAGCTCGTCACCAACGGGTTTATGTTGACGATCCCCTTCAAGGTTACTGCCGTGTTAGAGGAGAAGAAGAACCgcggcggtgatggtgacCCCCGAACCGAAACGCTTCATCTGGTGGTGAAG ATAACGCCCGAGTGCACCGAGGAGATCTACCACAGCTGCCAGTTTGACACACTGTTCGAGAACGAGATGATCGCCTACACCGAAATCATTCCGGCGCTCGGCAAAGCCGAACTCTACCCAAG GTACTACCACTGCGCGCGCAAACCGGCGGAAGCATTAATGGTAATGAgcgatttttccttttccggttggaaaatggcaccgaTGGTTGTCAACATGCCGCTGGACTACGTTATGCTGGCAG TGAAGGAATTGGGTCGCTTCCACGGCGAGTGTTACGGCATGAAGTTGGTCCGGCCCGAGCAGTTCGTTCGGATTCGACAGAAATTCAAAGAGTCCCGGTACGCGGCCGCAATCACCGATCGGACGTGGCTGACCGCCATGGCTATTGCAGGGCGGCGTGCGCTCAAGTCTTTCGCCGAGAGCCGCTTCAGTGGTCGGGTACCGTCGGAGTACCTGGAAAAGATCGGCCGCCTCTTCGCGGATCCGTGGGCGCACTCGAAGCGAAAGGTGGAACCCCGGGAACCGCTGGCCGTCATCTGCCACGGGGATTACCTGCGCAACAACATGGCCTTCCGGTACGATGATGCGAAG AACCCCGAGAAGCCTACTCAGGTGATGATGTTTGACTTCCAAACCCTGCGCTACGCCTCACCGATGATTGATTACACCGCGTTCTTGACCAACTCGACTGGATACGGCGTGCGGGAGGACCACTTTGAGGCCATTTTCCGAACGTACCACAGCGAGCTGGTGCACACGGTCGCAAGGATAGTCGGCGTGAAGGATCCGGCCGACCTGCCCCCACACTTCAG CTACGAATCTTTTCACCGCGAGCTAGCCGAACACTATTCGTACGGATTCAGTATCGCCTCGTCGTTCCTGATGGTGCTACACGAGCCGATGGAGATGTGCTTTACCGACCAGACCTTTAACCTggaggaagcggaagcggatgCGTGGAACCGTGGCGGCGAACCGCTCAACCGGGAGCTGGCCGCCATGGTGTACGAAATGTACCAACTGCACTCCCGGTACGGGCTCGACCCGTTGTAA